From Microcystis aeruginosa NIES-2549, a single genomic window includes:
- a CDS encoding ABC transporter ATP-binding protein: MLYLKDVVYHPPAALNPILQGINLELAPQELGLIVGPSGSGKTTLLEILAGFADKTAGTIHWRDQELTVLHLQQLGGIVFQFPERHFCGKTILEELRLGHPEIKSDRLTAALKEVGLENIPLDTSPHNLSGGQQRRLSLAVQLIRQPNLLLLDEPTAGLDWSMRRQLAKLLASLKQHWTLLVVSHDAGELLPIADRHWKIEQGHLREVKSEKTDS; the protein is encoded by the coding sequence ATGCTTTATCTCAAAGATGTGGTTTATCATCCTCCCGCTGCCCTCAATCCCATTTTACAGGGGATTAATCTTGAATTAGCCCCCCAAGAATTAGGTCTGATTGTCGGGCCCAGTGGTTCCGGAAAAACGACTCTTTTGGAAATTTTAGCAGGCTTTGCCGATAAAACAGCAGGGACGATTCACTGGCGCGACCAAGAATTAACGGTGCTGCACCTGCAACAATTAGGAGGAATCGTTTTTCAGTTTCCCGAACGTCATTTTTGCGGTAAAACCATCCTTGAGGAGTTGCGTCTCGGTCATCCAGAGATTAAAAGCGATCGCCTAACGGCGGCCCTAAAGGAGGTAGGATTAGAAAATATTCCTCTGGATACTTCTCCCCATAATCTTAGTGGTGGTCAACAGCGTCGTTTATCCCTCGCTGTCCAGTTAATCCGGCAGCCTAATCTGTTACTTCTCGATGAACCTACGGCCGGTTTAGATTGGTCTATGCGTCGTCAATTGGCTAAACTTCTCGCTAGTCTCAAACAACACTGGACTTTATTAGTAGTTAGTCACGATGCCGGGGAATTATTGCCTATTGCTGACCGTCACTGGAAAATTGAACAAGGACATTTGAGGGAAGTAAAAAGTGAAAAAACAGATAGTTGA
- a CDS encoding Sll0314/Alr1548 family TPR repeat-containing protein — protein sequence MVLRLGLTKKMAIGASLAVMVVVNWIGPGLAGDPFRKTNPRPIGDKTEAAFNAIFKQGNYLEAKKLIVEATEKEPQEPLAHAMRASLAFTDQDWNTLKTYSEKTKAAAKQMQDSDPLRGNLYLAVGSFLEGTYVFQTEGAVSAIPRLQQVFQYLETAEKANPTDPELNLLKGYMDLILAVNLPFSSPQEAIERLETYGSPDYLVDRGIALAYRDLKQYDQALRFIDNALKATPDNPELMYLKGQILRIQGNTDKNTGSLKLALDYFNNALKKQEQLPESVKKQLNREHRKVQEEIKSLENTASR from the coding sequence ATGGTGCTGAGGTTAGGTTTAACCAAAAAAATGGCGATCGGTGCTTCCCTGGCTGTTATGGTAGTGGTTAACTGGATTGGTCCCGGGTTAGCTGGGGATCCTTTCCGCAAAACCAATCCCCGACCGATTGGTGATAAGACCGAGGCCGCTTTTAACGCTATTTTTAAACAAGGTAACTATCTAGAGGCAAAAAAATTAATTGTTGAGGCCACAGAAAAGGAACCCCAAGAACCTTTGGCCCATGCTATGCGTGCCTCTCTTGCTTTTACCGACCAGGATTGGAACACCCTAAAAACCTACTCCGAGAAAACTAAGGCAGCGGCCAAACAAATGCAGGACAGCGACCCTTTAAGGGGAAATTTGTATCTAGCGGTGGGGAGTTTTTTAGAGGGAACCTACGTTTTTCAAACCGAAGGAGCAGTATCGGCTATCCCCAGATTACAACAGGTGTTTCAGTATTTGGAAACCGCAGAAAAGGCTAATCCTACGGATCCGGAATTGAACCTGTTAAAGGGTTATATGGATTTGATTTTAGCGGTTAATCTACCCTTTTCTAGTCCCCAAGAGGCAATTGAAAGGTTAGAAACCTACGGAAGTCCCGATTACTTGGTTGATCGAGGTATAGCTCTAGCTTACCGGGATTTAAAGCAGTACGATCAGGCTTTGCGGTTTATCGATAACGCGCTGAAAGCGACCCCCGATAATCCGGAATTAATGTATCTGAAGGGTCAAATCCTGAGAATTCAAGGCAATACGGATAAAAATACCGGCTCTTTGAAACTGGCACTAGATTACTTTAATAATGCCCTGAAAAAACAGGAACAACTCCCCGAATCAGTCAAAAAACAGTTAAATCGCGAACACCGTAAGGTACAGGAGGAGATTAAATCCCTAGAAAACACCGCTAGTCGTTAA
- a CDS encoding serine/threonine-protein kinase, whose product MTYCLNPDCPQPKNAPKALICESCGSKLLLHDRYQILGILGKGGFGATFVSSDLSLPGNPICVVKQLRPSTDDPNVFQMARELFGREAETLGKLGVHPQVPRLLDYFEDNQQFYLVQEYVKGHNLYQEVKKRGPFSEAGVKQFLSELLPILKYIHKQKVIHRDIKPANLILRQTDRKLVLIDFGAVKNQVNTIIANVNSQTAFTNFAVGTQGFAPPEQMAMRPVYASDIYAVGVTCIYLLTGRSPKAIEVDVNTGELLWEKLVKVSPQFAKVLKTMLEVSVRHRYKSAQEVMDALDMTAYADSLAQSLTAAPMVTSPKPPQHLGPIATSSVSGPLNFKFRPKNKNSGASPDNLLGGQMAFFTTNINIPSRNKDHSSADITLLKRKRRLDEKAILDAYNNGRRNFAQEELSNLNLSKAKLLGVNFFQCKLTGTNLQGADLSNADLGRANLSQAILKNTNLNNAYLGYADLEESDLRGANLIGANLRDAHLKNANLCGANLSYAQVNPEQIALAKTNWLTVMPNGKRASW is encoded by the coding sequence ATGACCTACTGCCTTAATCCCGACTGTCCTCAACCGAAAAACGCCCCAAAAGCGTTAATCTGCGAGAGTTGCGGTTCAAAACTTCTTCTGCACGACCGCTATCAGATCCTAGGCATTTTAGGGAAAGGAGGGTTTGGGGCAACCTTTGTCTCATCGGATTTGTCCCTACCAGGTAACCCCATCTGTGTGGTCAAACAACTGCGACCTTCCACTGACGATCCTAATGTTTTTCAGATGGCCAGGGAACTTTTTGGGCGAGAAGCGGAAACCCTGGGAAAACTGGGCGTTCATCCGCAGGTTCCCCGATTATTGGACTATTTTGAAGATAATCAACAGTTTTATCTAGTTCAAGAATACGTTAAAGGTCATAACCTGTACCAAGAGGTAAAAAAACGCGGACCGTTTAGCGAAGCGGGAGTCAAACAGTTTTTAAGTGAACTGTTGCCGATTTTGAAATATATCCACAAACAAAAGGTAATTCATCGGGATATCAAACCCGCTAACCTAATTCTTCGGCAAACGGATCGAAAATTGGTTCTGATTGACTTTGGGGCTGTCAAAAATCAAGTTAACACTATTATTGCCAATGTCAATTCTCAAACTGCCTTCACTAATTTTGCCGTGGGTACCCAAGGTTTTGCCCCTCCCGAACAGATGGCCATGCGTCCGGTCTATGCTAGTGATATCTATGCCGTGGGAGTTACCTGTATCTATCTACTCACGGGCAGATCTCCTAAAGCTATCGAAGTTGATGTCAATACAGGTGAATTACTCTGGGAAAAATTAGTCAAGGTGAGTCCCCAGTTTGCTAAAGTCCTGAAAACAATGCTGGAAGTCTCCGTCCGTCATCGCTACAAATCCGCCCAAGAGGTAATGGATGCTTTAGACATGACCGCTTATGCCGATAGTCTAGCCCAAAGTTTAACCGCGGCTCCAATGGTTACTTCCCCGAAACCACCACAACATTTAGGTCCAATAGCCACTTCCTCCGTTTCTGGCCCTCTCAACTTTAAATTTCGCCCCAAAAATAAAAATTCAGGGGCCTCTCCAGATAATCTGCTGGGGGGACAGATGGCCTTTTTCACAACCAATATAAATATACCATCCAGAAACAAAGACCACAGCAGCGCAGATATAACCTTACTGAAGAGAAAACGCCGCTTAGATGAAAAAGCGATTCTCGATGCTTACAATAACGGCCGGCGCAATTTTGCCCAGGAGGAATTATCGAATCTCAATCTGTCTAAAGCAAAACTTTTGGGGGTAAATTTCTTTCAATGCAAATTAACAGGCACTAATTTACAAGGAGCGGATCTATCCAATGCGGATCTGGGCCGGGCTAATCTCAGTCAAGCTATTCTCAAAAATACCAATTTAAATAATGCCTATCTCGGTTATGCAGACCTGGAAGAGTCCGATTTACGCGGGGCGAATCTCATCGGAGCCAATCTTCGCGACGCTCATCTCAAAAACGCTAATCTTTGCGGGGCTAATCTCTCTTATGCTCAAGTAAATCCGGAACAAATCGCCCTAGCAAAAACCAATTGGTTAACAGTTATGCCCAATGGTAAACGCGCTTCCTGGTAA
- a CDS encoding site-2 protease family protein translates to MEMWLLLGILGGFTYFIVKRSVAKITTTPIWLIWLVLMTPALIWTGWTLIYGEDTPMPAFLLIGPFVICPFLYWWLVQKGRVTPQESPPSPLETANLVLENIDNPAPKNDLKPITAAEEKSLRDCFPWGIYYLQNIDYRPQAILCRGKLRAVPEEAYQVIKNNVEKVFGDRFLLLFQESFQGQPFFALVANPWQQKTETIETEKVTRPLIFLGLLLLTLLTTTVIGAGLSGITTQQLENNSSVLLQGLPYSLGLIAILGLHEFSHYFTAVKYKIKTTLPYFIPFPFFLGTFGAFIQMRSPVPTRKALFDVAVAGPLGGIIIAIPLLFWGLSLSEIVPLTNQSSLLNFQALNPQFSFLLSIVAKLALGSDLIAGKAIHLHPLAVAGYVGIIVTALNLMPVGQLDGGHIVHAMYGQKTAIIIGQLTRLFMFILALVQPDFLLWAIILLLMPVSDQPALNDVTELDNKRDLLGLFSLALLLSILLPLPEAVARWWGM, encoded by the coding sequence ATGGAAATGTGGTTGTTATTAGGGATTCTTGGCGGTTTCACTTATTTTATCGTCAAGCGTAGCGTGGCCAAAATCACGACAACACCAATATGGTTAATTTGGTTAGTCCTGATGACTCCGGCTCTTATTTGGACGGGCTGGACGTTAATCTATGGAGAGGATACCCCCATGCCGGCATTTCTGCTCATCGGTCCTTTTGTGATCTGCCCTTTTTTGTATTGGTGGCTAGTACAAAAGGGTCGAGTTACTCCCCAAGAAAGCCCCCCATCACCACTGGAAACAGCGAATTTAGTCCTAGAAAATATTGATAATCCTGCACCTAAAAATGATTTAAAACCGATCACTGCCGCAGAAGAAAAATCCCTAAGAGATTGTTTTCCTTGGGGTATTTATTATCTGCAAAATATCGATTATCGTCCCCAAGCAATTCTCTGTCGGGGGAAATTGAGAGCGGTTCCCGAAGAAGCTTATCAAGTGATTAAAAACAATGTGGAAAAGGTTTTTGGGGATCGCTTTTTATTGCTTTTCCAAGAAAGTTTTCAGGGACAACCTTTTTTCGCTCTTGTGGCTAATCCCTGGCAGCAAAAAACAGAAACTATAGAAACTGAAAAAGTTACTCGCCCCCTTATTTTCCTCGGTTTATTGTTATTAACTCTCTTAACTACCACGGTCATCGGTGCGGGATTAAGTGGCATTACCACCCAACAATTAGAAAATAATTCTAGTGTATTACTGCAAGGTTTACCCTACAGTTTAGGCTTAATTGCTATTTTAGGACTGCACGAATTCAGTCATTATTTTACCGCCGTTAAATATAAAATTAAAACTACTTTGCCCTATTTTATCCCCTTTCCTTTCTTCCTAGGCACCTTCGGGGCTTTTATTCAAATGCGCTCCCCTGTACCCACGCGCAAAGCTTTATTTGATGTGGCGGTGGCCGGTCCTTTGGGGGGTATAATTATCGCTATTCCTCTACTGTTTTGGGGATTGTCCCTCTCGGAAATAGTTCCCCTAACCAATCAAAGCAGTTTATTAAATTTTCAGGCCTTAAATCCGCAGTTTTCTTTTCTCTTATCTATCGTAGCTAAACTAGCCCTCGGCAGTGATTTAATCGCAGGAAAAGCCATCCATTTACATCCTTTAGCGGTGGCCGGTTATGTGGGAATTATCGTTACAGCCCTAAATTTAATGCCTGTGGGTCAATTGGATGGTGGTCATATTGTTCACGCCATGTATGGGCAGAAAACCGCCATAATTATCGGACAATTAACTCGATTATTCATGTTTATTTTAGCCCTAGTGCAACCAGATTTTTTACTCTGGGCGATTATTCTCTTATTAATGCCAGTGAGCGATCAACCTGCTTTAAATGATGTGACGGAATTGGATAATAAACGAGATTTATTAGGTCTATTTTCCCTGGCTTTATTATTAAGTATTTTGCTCCCCCTTCCCGAAGCGGTGGCCCGTTGGTGGGGGATGTAA
- the cax gene encoding calcium/proton exchanger encodes MLSKNTIFAILLIFVPLSIAGSLLHWGGTVVFITACLAIIPLAAYMGEATEAIAVVVGPNIGGLMNATFGNATELILAYVALREGFIDVVKATITGSIIGNLLLVMGLSMFLGGLRFKEQEFQPITARLNASAMNLAVVALLLPTAVEFTSTGVGEPVLQRLSVAVAAVLIFVYGLSLLFSMKTHTYLYDVGIAGIEEESTGENPEKPKIWFWSLILLIVTIAVAVESELLVASLEEATEQLGLTALFTGVILLPIIGNAAEHATAVTVALKNKMDLSVSVAVGSSMQIALFVAPVLVIMGYIIGQPMDLNFNPFELVAVAVAVWLANSISSDGRSNWLEGMLLLATYTILALAFFFHPLTA; translated from the coding sequence ATGTTAAGCAAAAACACCATTTTCGCCATCTTATTGATTTTTGTGCCGCTATCGATCGCCGGTTCCCTGTTACACTGGGGCGGAACGGTAGTTTTTATCACCGCTTGTCTAGCCATTATCCCCCTAGCGGCCTACATGGGGGAAGCCACCGAAGCGATTGCGGTGGTAGTCGGGCCAAATATTGGCGGTTTGATGAATGCCACCTTTGGCAATGCCACAGAATTAATTCTCGCCTATGTCGCTTTGCGGGAAGGGTTCATCGATGTGGTAAAAGCGACGATTACTGGCTCAATTATCGGTAATTTACTCTTAGTTATGGGATTATCGATGTTTTTAGGCGGTTTACGCTTCAAAGAACAGGAATTTCAGCCAATAACTGCCCGTTTAAACGCTTCAGCTATGAATTTAGCGGTGGTGGCGCTCCTTTTACCCACTGCCGTGGAATTTACCTCCACGGGAGTCGGGGAACCAGTCCTACAGCGTCTATCCGTGGCCGTGGCAGCGGTGTTAATTTTCGTCTATGGTTTAAGTCTCTTATTCTCCATGAAAACCCACACCTATCTCTATGATGTCGGGATTGCCGGTATCGAGGAGGAAAGCACTGGAGAAAACCCCGAAAAGCCGAAAATCTGGTTTTGGTCTTTGATTTTATTGATCGTTACCATCGCCGTGGCCGTAGAATCGGAGTTATTGGTGGCATCCCTAGAGGAGGCTACGGAACAGCTAGGTTTAACGGCGCTGTTTACTGGGGTAATTCTTTTGCCTATTATCGGTAATGCAGCCGAACACGCTACGGCTGTCACCGTCGCTCTTAAGAATAAAATGGATCTATCGGTATCTGTGGCCGTCGGTTCCAGTATGCAGATCGCCCTGTTTGTGGCTCCGGTTTTGGTTATCATGGGTTATATTATCGGTCAGCCCATGGATCTAAATTTTAATCCCTTTGAGCTAGTAGCAGTGGCTGTAGCGGTGTGGTTGGCTAATTCGATTAGTAGTGATGGGCGATCGAATTGGTTAGAAGGAATGTTACTCTTAGCTACATATACTATTCTGGCCTTGGCTTTCTTTTTTCATCCTCTCACTGCTTAA
- a CDS encoding DUF4079 domain-containing protein: MQFVDFLALIHPVLAIVVVFPIIGLVVNFAWQTRQRRLETNAGNKSKIPPVVGPEHLRLGRWLTGTVVGVNLLALAYSVVYGFNGFVDKQKDGKLDPFQVIFVILMFFVTIASLACLYRAKQGLWRGIFATLTGMGLIIIGSQDGVWRLSDQWYWSHYYIGMAASLLMIFSLAIVEDIYKDRSHRWRIAHTILNCIALALFLGQAMTGSRDLLEIPLSWQKPAIYRCDFTNKTCPEPKSSTPLINPIS, from the coding sequence ATGCAATTCGTCGATTTTCTGGCTCTCATTCATCCTGTCCTAGCGATAGTGGTCGTTTTTCCTATTATCGGCCTCGTAGTTAACTTTGCTTGGCAAACCCGTCAACGTCGCCTAGAAACCAACGCGGGAAATAAAAGTAAAATTCCCCCAGTGGTCGGGCCAGAACATCTACGTTTAGGCCGCTGGTTAACGGGTACAGTGGTAGGGGTGAACCTTTTAGCACTAGCTTACTCGGTCGTTTACGGTTTTAATGGTTTTGTCGATAAACAAAAAGACGGAAAATTAGACCCCTTTCAGGTCATTTTTGTGATTTTGATGTTTTTTGTCACCATTGCCTCTTTGGCCTGTCTCTACCGCGCTAAACAAGGCCTCTGGCGCGGAATTTTTGCCACCTTGACTGGCATGGGTTTAATTATTATCGGTTCTCAGGATGGGGTCTGGCGACTCTCGGACCAATGGTACTGGTCCCACTACTATATCGGCATGGCCGCATCATTACTGATGATTTTCTCTCTGGCCATTGTCGAAGATATCTATAAAGACCGTTCCCATCGTTGGCGCATTGCCCATACAATTCTCAATTGTATCGCTCTGGCTCTCTTTCTGGGACAAGCCATGACCGGTTCCAGGGATTTGCTGGAAATTCCCCTCAGTTGGCAAAAACCAGCAATTTATCGCTGTGATTTCACCAATAAAACCTGTCCCGAACCGAAATCCTCAACCCCCCTGATCAACCCGATAAGTTAA
- the rsmG gene encoding 16S rRNA (guanine(527)-N(7))-methyltransferase RsmG has protein sequence MILPELFDLWQETLEWQPDGAQQARFQQLYELILEGNQRFNLTRITQPEEFWEKHLWDSLSGLAWLQKSQPDLLTKSLSVIDLGTGAGFPGVPIAIAYTHWSVTLLDSTQKKINFLEEVIDKLELNNTKTRLGRAEIVGKNLKHNCAYDIVCLRAVGNVDICVNYALPFLKKTGIAILYRGQWSEQDSLSLEENLGKAGGKILEIASFTTPLSQSIRHCLYISKK, from the coding sequence ATGATCCTTCCTGAATTATTTGACCTTTGGCAAGAAACCCTAGAATGGCAACCCGATGGGGCCCAACAAGCGCGATTTCAACAACTTTATGAGTTGATTTTAGAGGGTAATCAACGTTTTAATCTCACCCGAATTACCCAACCGGAGGAGTTTTGGGAAAAACATCTTTGGGATTCTTTATCGGGTTTAGCTTGGTTGCAAAAATCCCAGCCAGATCTATTGACAAAATCCCTATCAGTCATTGATTTGGGGACCGGGGCCGGGTTTCCGGGGGTGCCAATTGCGATCGCATATACCCATTGGTCGGTGACTCTCTTGGATTCCACCCAAAAAAAGATTAATTTTCTTGAAGAAGTTATTGACAAATTAGAGTTAAATAACACGAAAACTCGTTTAGGTCGGGCGGAAATCGTCGGGAAAAACCTTAAACATAACTGTGCTTACGATATCGTCTGTTTGCGTGCGGTAGGTAATGTGGATATCTGTGTTAACTATGCTTTGCCTTTCCTGAAAAAGACCGGAATCGCTATTCTCTATCGTGGTCAGTGGTCCGAGCAGGATAGTTTAAGTTTAGAGGAGAATCTAGGGAAAGCTGGCGGTAAAATCCTCGAAATTGCCAGTTTTACCACTCCCTTAAGCCAAAGCATCCGTCATTGTCTATATATCTCCAAGAAATAA
- a CDS encoding YdcF family protein, whose product MVLKANSRRKKRVSPQGKLGKSRLKLLAIPLILASLGWLYYDLRQQWLKPEAIFVLGGHADRERFAAKLAKEYPDLPIWVSSGSPRRYVRKIFKKAGISPERLHLDYNARDTVTNFTSLADQLKAQGIDSVYLVTSDNHMRRARLVGEIVFGSRGIVIKPVTVPSQSPPEPLEKSLRDGFRAILWIITGSTGEFWLESDSSPPQFPTQSK is encoded by the coding sequence ATGGTTCTCAAGGCTAATTCTCGCAGAAAAAAGCGAGTTTCTCCGCAAGGGAAGTTAGGCAAATCTAGGTTAAAATTGCTGGCTATTCCGCTAATTTTGGCGAGTTTAGGCTGGTTATACTACGATTTACGTCAGCAGTGGCTAAAACCAGAGGCGATTTTTGTTTTGGGAGGTCATGCCGATCGAGAACGTTTTGCGGCAAAATTAGCTAAGGAATATCCCGATCTACCGATTTGGGTGTCTTCTGGTAGTCCGCGACGATATGTGAGAAAGATTTTTAAAAAAGCGGGAATTTCTCCAGAACGTCTCCATCTCGATTACAATGCGCGAGATACTGTCACTAACTTTACTAGCCTAGCCGATCAACTGAAAGCCCAAGGTATTGATAGTGTCTATCTAGTCACTTCCGATAATCACATGAGAAGGGCGCGATTAGTGGGAGAAATTGTTTTTGGTAGTCGCGGAATCGTGATTAAACCGGTGACTGTTCCCTCCCAATCACCCCCCGAACCCCTAGAAAAATCGCTCAGAGACGGTTTTAGGGCAATATTATGGATAATAACCGGTTCTACTGGGGAATTTTGGCTAGAATCCGATTCTAGTCCCCCTCAGTTCCCAACCCAATCAAAATAA
- a CDS encoding fatty acid desaturase: MTATTDKLHGELIASIEPDFKLKDIIKTIPKEYFQKDPVKAWFGVITNILAVIAGYAMLVYSPWYLLPLAWIFTGTALTGFFVIAHDCGHRSFSNRPWVNDLVGHIFLLPLIYPFHCWRFLHDRHHAKTNMVTIDNAWDPWELEAFNSANPLVRLFYRGIRGRLWWIGSIAHWAILHFNIEQFKENEREKARFSMIVVLVFAAIFFPTLIFYTGVWGLVKFWVVPWFVYHFWMSTFTLVHHTDPDIQFSYPEHWNQALAQLEGTVHCSYPRWVEILCHDINVHIPHHISTAIPSYNLRKVHASLKENWGSHLKETEFSWALMKRIVDHCHIFDSETAYKTFKESRG; the protein is encoded by the coding sequence ATGACGGCAACGACGGATAAATTGCATGGGGAGTTGATCGCCTCGATCGAGCCAGACTTTAAACTGAAAGATATTATTAAAACCATTCCCAAAGAATATTTCCAGAAAGACCCAGTTAAAGCTTGGTTTGGAGTGATTACGAATATTTTGGCGGTCATTGCGGGTTATGCAATGCTAGTTTATTCTCCCTGGTATTTACTGCCTTTAGCTTGGATTTTCACTGGTACAGCTTTAACGGGATTCTTTGTGATCGCCCATGATTGCGGTCATCGGTCTTTTTCTAATCGACCCTGGGTTAATGATCTTGTCGGTCATATTTTCCTCTTACCGCTTATCTATCCCTTCCACTGCTGGCGTTTCCTCCACGATCGCCATCATGCTAAAACTAACATGGTAACTATAGATAATGCTTGGGATCCGTGGGAATTAGAAGCTTTTAACTCGGCTAATCCCCTAGTGCGTCTCTTTTATCGCGGCATTCGCGGTCGTTTATGGTGGATCGGTTCGATCGCCCACTGGGCTATTCTACACTTCAACATCGAACAATTCAAAGAGAACGAACGGGAAAAAGCCCGCTTTTCGATGATTGTCGTCCTAGTTTTTGCCGCTATTTTTTTCCCAACCCTAATTTTCTACACTGGTGTCTGGGGATTGGTTAAATTTTGGGTGGTGCCTTGGTTTGTCTATCATTTTTGGATGAGTACCTTTACCCTTGTCCATCATACAGACCCCGATATTCAATTTTCCTATCCCGAACACTGGAATCAAGCTTTAGCGCAACTAGAAGGAACAGTTCACTGTAGCTATCCCCGTTGGGTAGAAATTCTCTGTCACGATATTAATGTCCATATCCCCCATCATATCTCGACGGCGATTCCTTCCTATAACCTCCGCAAAGTTCACGCTAGTCTCAAAGAAAATTGGGGTAGTCACCTGAAAGAAACCGAGTTTTCTTGGGCATTAATGAAGCGAATCGTTGATCATTGCCATATTTTCGACTCCGAAACCGCCTACAAAACCTTTAAGGAAAGCCGCGGTTAA
- a CDS encoding UDP-N-acetylmuramoyl-L-alanyl-D-glutamate--2,6-diaminopimelate ligase: MKLQELLKTIPLVSPISSPIASITEITGISTNSHACQPGDLFIGLPGTRVDGGEFWRSALESGAVAALISPAAAAKFPPPEDACVIVVADLVTATAAIAAKFYHYPALTLKLIGVTGTNGKTTTTHLIEYFLSQAEIPTALFGTLYTRWQGFQETANHTTPFANELQASLAKAVSAGNEIAVMEVSSHALAQGRVQGCTFPVTVFTNLTRDHLDYHLDMEDYFAAKAKLFSADYLQGKAVINLDDEYGQRLAASLSPQQVLTYSVSDPSADFYTKDLHYQPTGVEGVMVTPQGEIAFASPLVGQYNLANLLAAVAAVLECGVDLETVIAQIPQFSGVPGRMERVSIAPDQDISVIVDYAHTPDSLENVLKATRPFISGRMICVFGCGGDRDRTKRPLMGKIAAELADLAIVTSDNPRTEAPERILEDIIAGIPPEITVQVISDRALAIDTAIQAAQPGDGVIIAGKGHEDYQILGTEKIHFDDREQARAALMKGKK; the protein is encoded by the coding sequence ATGAAACTACAAGAACTTTTAAAAACTATCCCTCTGGTTTCCCCGATTTCTTCTCCTATCGCTTCTATTACCGAGATTACAGGAATTTCCACCAATTCCCATGCTTGTCAACCGGGAGATTTATTTATCGGTTTACCCGGTACTCGCGTCGATGGCGGCGAATTTTGGCGTTCCGCTTTGGAAAGCGGGGCCGTAGCGGCGCTTATCTCCCCAGCAGCCGCCGCTAAATTTCCCCCCCCGGAGGATGCTTGCGTAATCGTTGTGGCAGATTTAGTTACTGCCACTGCCGCGATCGCTGCTAAATTCTATCATTATCCGGCCCTTACCCTAAAATTAATCGGTGTGACGGGAACCAACGGCAAAACCACCACCACCCATCTAATTGAATATTTTCTCAGCCAAGCAGAGATTCCCACCGCTTTATTCGGAACTCTTTACACCCGTTGGCAAGGATTCCAAGAAACCGCCAATCATACCACCCCTTTCGCTAACGAGTTACAAGCTAGTTTGGCCAAAGCGGTGAGCGCCGGCAATGAAATCGCCGTCATGGAAGTTAGTTCCCATGCACTGGCCCAGGGACGGGTACAGGGTTGTACTTTTCCCGTGACGGTGTTTACCAATCTCACCCGGGACCATCTCGATTATCACCTCGACATGGAGGATTATTTTGCCGCTAAAGCTAAATTATTTAGTGCCGATTATCTGCAAGGTAAGGCGGTTATTAACCTTGATGATGAATATGGTCAACGTTTAGCGGCCTCCCTGTCTCCCCAACAGGTTTTAACCTATAGTGTGTCCGATCCTAGTGCCGATTTTTATACTAAGGATTTACACTATCAACCCACGGGAGTGGAAGGGGTGATGGTGACTCCCCAAGGGGAAATAGCCTTTGCTTCTCCTCTGGTGGGTCAATATAATCTGGCTAACCTCTTAGCGGCGGTGGCGGCAGTGTTAGAATGTGGTGTAGATTTAGAGACAGTAATCGCCCAAATTCCCCAGTTTTCAGGAGTACCAGGGCGGATGGAACGGGTTAGCATCGCTCCCGACCAAGATATCAGCGTCATTGTCGATTATGCCCATACTCCCGACAGTTTAGAGAATGTTTTAAAAGCAACACGTCCCTTTATTTCCGGTCGGATGATTTGCGTTTTTGGTTGTGGCGGCGATCGAGATCGGACAAAACGGCCGTTAATGGGGAAAATAGCCGCAGAATTAGCAGATTTAGCCATAGTTACCTCCGATAATCCCCGCACAGAAGCTCCCGAACGAATCCTTGAGGATATTATCGCTGGCATTCCCCCAGAAATTACTGTTCAGGTAATTAGCGATCGCGCTTTGGCCATTGACACGGCTATTCAAGCAGCGCAACCGGGAGACGGAGTAATTATTGCCGGTAAAGGTCACGAAGATTATCAAATTTTGGGGACGGAAAAAATCCATTTCGATGACCGCGAACAGGCCCGGGCTGCTTTGATGAAAGGGAAAAAGTGA